The Achromobacter deleyi genome has a window encoding:
- a CDS encoding alpha/beta fold hydrolase: MTHQNSSSSAFTHQYVNVNGNRIHCALAGSGTPVLLIPGWPQTWYTWRHIMAALAQAGYLAIAVDPPGTGDSDRPAHGYDTGAVAATLHQLMSQLGHARYQVVGHDIGMWVAYALASDFPAAVSRLALTEAVIPGLAPAPTIFAPPEENKFLWHFMFNQLHDLPETLIAGREKAYLTYMFDKWSHRRDRVAADVYIEAYSAPGGLRGGFSYYRAIPETIRQNTLRAARKLEMPTLAIGAEHATRDAPLITMRDNARDLQGAIIPDCGHFVTEECHEAFLEHLLPFLSREG, encoded by the coding sequence ATGACGCACCAGAATTCTTCCTCCAGCGCCTTCACGCATCAATACGTCAACGTGAATGGAAACCGCATCCACTGCGCCCTCGCGGGCAGCGGCACGCCCGTGCTGCTGATCCCGGGCTGGCCCCAGACCTGGTACACCTGGCGCCACATCATGGCGGCCCTGGCGCAGGCCGGCTACCTGGCGATCGCGGTGGATCCGCCAGGGACGGGAGACTCCGACCGCCCGGCGCACGGCTACGACACGGGCGCGGTCGCCGCGACGCTGCACCAGTTGATGTCGCAGCTGGGCCATGCGCGGTATCAGGTGGTGGGCCACGACATAGGGATGTGGGTGGCGTATGCCCTGGCCAGCGATTTTCCGGCGGCGGTGAGCCGGCTGGCGCTGACCGAGGCGGTCATTCCCGGCCTGGCGCCCGCGCCCACGATCTTCGCGCCGCCCGAGGAGAACAAGTTCCTCTGGCATTTCATGTTCAACCAGCTGCATGACCTGCCCGAGACGCTGATCGCGGGCCGGGAAAAGGCCTATCTGACGTACATGTTCGACAAGTGGTCGCACCGCCGCGACCGCGTCGCGGCCGATGTGTATATCGAGGCCTATTCCGCGCCCGGCGGGTTGCGCGGCGGGTTCTCCTACTACCGCGCCATTCCGGAGACCATCCGGCAGAACACGCTGCGCGCCGCGCGCAAGCTGGAAATGCCCACGCTGGCCATCGGCGCCGAACACGCGACCCGGGATGCGCCGCTCATCACCATGCGTGATAACGCCCGCGATCTTCAGGGCGCGATCATTCCTGATTGCGGGCATTTCGTCACCGAGGAATGCCATGAGGCCTTCCTGGAGCACCTGCTCCCGTTTCTGTCGCGGGAGGGATGA
- the rtcA gene encoding RNA 3'-terminal phosphate cyclase: MIELDGSEGEGGGQILRTSLALSMITGRPLRIHRIRAKRSKPGLMRQHLACVRAAVDISGARCDGAELGSQELSFTPGAIRAGDYRFAIASAGSCMLVLQTVLPALLAADGPSRVELQGGTHNPLAPSFDFVARAYAPLARRLGAGIALELTRRGFYPAGGGAVTATITPPDGGLKPLNLAQRGDAVAHSAECVVASVPRSVARRELETLGAALDWPAGQLRIVDGRQNEGPGNALAAVLEYSGVTEVFTAFGAKGVAAEAVAHSLAREVRDYLASDAALGPHLADQWLLLAALAVRDSGEPTHFTCSELTGHTLTNASVIERFLPVAIRHAPCSRGHRVDVAPA, from the coding sequence GTGATAGAACTGGATGGTTCGGAAGGCGAAGGCGGCGGGCAAATCCTGCGCACCAGCCTGGCGCTTTCCATGATTACCGGCCGCCCGTTGCGCATTCACCGCATACGCGCCAAGCGGTCCAAGCCCGGCCTGATGCGCCAGCACCTGGCCTGCGTGCGCGCGGCCGTCGACATCAGCGGGGCGCGATGCGATGGGGCCGAATTGGGGTCGCAGGAGCTGAGCTTCACGCCAGGCGCGATCCGCGCCGGCGACTACCGCTTTGCCATCGCCAGCGCCGGCAGCTGCATGCTGGTGCTGCAAACCGTGCTGCCCGCGCTGCTGGCGGCCGACGGCCCCAGCCGGGTGGAACTGCAGGGCGGCACGCACAATCCGCTGGCCCCGTCGTTCGACTTCGTGGCGCGCGCCTATGCGCCGCTGGCGCGCAGACTGGGCGCGGGCATTGCCCTGGAACTGACGCGCCGTGGCTTCTATCCCGCCGGCGGCGGTGCGGTCACGGCGACCATCACCCCGCCGGACGGCGGCCTCAAGCCCTTGAACCTTGCGCAGCGCGGCGACGCCGTCGCCCACAGCGCGGAATGCGTCGTTGCCAGCGTGCCGCGCAGCGTCGCCCGCCGCGAGCTGGAAACACTGGGCGCCGCGCTGGACTGGCCCGCCGGGCAATTGCGCATCGTGGATGGACGCCAGAACGAAGGCCCCGGCAATGCGCTGGCCGCCGTGCTGGAATACAGCGGAGTCACCGAGGTCTTCACCGCCTTCGGCGCCAAGGGCGTCGCCGCGGAAGCCGTGGCGCACTCCCTGGCCAGGGAGGTTCGCGACTACCTGGCCAGCGACGCCGCGCTGGGCCCGCACCTCGCGGACCAGTGGCTGTTGCTGGCGGCTCTGGCGGTGCGCGACAGCGGCGAACCCACGCACTTCACCTGCAGCGAGCTCACCGGCCACACGCTCACCAATGCGTCCGTGATCGAGCGCTTTCTGCCGGTGGCCATCCGTCATGCGCCCTGCTCGCGTGGGCATCGCGTCGACGTCGCGCCGGCCTGA
- a CDS encoding TetR/AcrR family transcriptional regulator, whose product MAGRPREFDRDLALQQAMLAFWKQGYEGTSMADLVAATGLASARLYAAFGSKQDLFREAVARYETGDGAFAEKALEGSEGVREAIEKLLSDAVTTYTKRGRPQGCMVVSAATNYAAENEGVMAWLTTHRKARTQSIIDRLESAMQAGELKPGTDVQALGDYYAVVLHGLSVQARDGVGKGRLLALIPPALSALDAVTR is encoded by the coding sequence ATGGCAGGCAGACCCAGAGAATTCGACCGCGACCTGGCGCTACAGCAGGCAATGCTGGCGTTCTGGAAGCAAGGCTACGAAGGCACGTCGATGGCGGACCTGGTGGCGGCGACAGGCCTGGCGTCGGCGCGTCTTTACGCAGCCTTCGGCTCCAAGCAGGACCTGTTTCGCGAAGCGGTGGCGCGCTATGAGACGGGCGATGGCGCATTCGCCGAGAAAGCGCTGGAAGGCTCGGAAGGCGTGCGCGAGGCCATCGAGAAACTGCTGAGCGACGCCGTGACCACCTACACGAAGCGCGGCCGTCCGCAAGGCTGCATGGTGGTCTCGGCCGCCACCAACTACGCTGCCGAGAACGAAGGAGTCATGGCCTGGCTCACGACGCATCGCAAGGCGCGCACGCAGTCCATCATCGACCGGCTGGAATCCGCAATGCAGGCGGGTGAACTCAAGCCTGGCACCGACGTGCAGGCGCTGGGCGACTACTACGCGGTCGTGCTGCACGGCCTGTCCGTGCAAGCGCGGGACGGCGTGGGCAAGGGCCGGCTGCTGGCCCTGATCCCCCCTGCCCTGAGCGCGCTTGACGCCGTCACGCGCTAG
- a CDS encoding Bug family tripartite tricarboxylate transporter substrate binding protein, producing MPRIRTLAAAAALALAASSPLHAADAAAGRPITLIVPFAAGGGVDGMGRLLAERLRSEMPQGVVVENKPGASGMLGAQAVVRAAPDGATLLLGSAGETAINPLVFKGKMQYQPEKDLAPIALIARVPNVLVANPKLPVANVEELVAYGRAHPGKLTYATSGVGNPQHLNGELLQSLAGIKMVHVPYKGASAQLVDVAAGSVDLTFVSLAGALPFIKGGKVKPLAVTSPQRASFAPDIPAVAEYAPLKDYALENWFGVFVPAATPAELRQKLADAIGRSLKDEKFVASIRELGGEVQPMSQDEFRAFIKAQTAVFAKVVADGHITAEN from the coding sequence ATGCCCCGAATTCGCACGCTGGCCGCCGCCGCGGCCCTGGCGCTCGCCGCCTCCTCCCCGCTCCATGCCGCCGATGCGGCCGCGGGCCGCCCCATCACCCTGATCGTGCCTTTTGCCGCCGGTGGCGGGGTGGACGGCATGGGCAGGCTGCTGGCCGAACGGTTGCGCAGCGAGATGCCCCAGGGCGTGGTGGTGGAGAACAAGCCGGGCGCCAGCGGCATGCTGGGCGCGCAGGCGGTCGTGCGCGCCGCGCCGGACGGCGCCACCCTGCTGCTGGGGTCCGCTGGCGAGACAGCCATCAACCCCCTGGTCTTCAAAGGCAAGATGCAATACCAGCCGGAAAAAGACCTGGCGCCGATCGCGCTGATCGCCCGCGTGCCCAACGTGCTGGTCGCCAATCCCAAGCTGCCGGTGGCCAATGTGGAGGAACTGGTGGCCTATGGCCGCGCGCATCCGGGCAAGCTGACGTATGCGACCAGCGGCGTGGGCAATCCGCAGCATCTGAACGGCGAACTGCTGCAGTCGCTGGCGGGGATCAAGATGGTGCACGTGCCGTACAAGGGCGCGTCGGCGCAGCTGGTGGACGTGGCCGCGGGCAGCGTGGACCTGACCTTCGTCAGCCTGGCGGGTGCCTTGCCCTTCATCAAGGGCGGCAAGGTCAAGCCCTTGGCGGTCACTTCGCCCCAGCGCGCATCGTTTGCGCCCGACATACCCGCCGTGGCGGAATACGCGCCGCTCAAGGACTACGCGCTGGAGAACTGGTTCGGCGTGTTCGTGCCCGCGGCCACGCCCGCCGAACTGCGGCAGAAGCTGGCGGACGCCATCGGCCGCAGCCTGAAGGACGAGAAATTCGTGGCCAGCATCCGCGAACTGGGCGGCGAAGTGCAGCCCATGAGCCAGGACGAATTCCGCGCCTTCATCAAGGCGCAGACCGCGGTGTTTGCCAAGGTCGTGGCCGATGGCCACATCACGGCGGAAAACTGA
- a CDS encoding 2OG-Fe(II) oxygenase produces MPPAFQPLDNYDWPRIAQELDAQGWALLPSLFAPDDARGMAQAAIRAARPEPAQAGHGDRYALPDPLPPPLARLRADLYRRLLPVARAWAAALGQDLSYPDELAAYTQWNRQAGQLRTLSAIQRLRADDYQPLLQHADGTCVFPLRLIALLSEPGQDYTGGEIVMTEQRPRMQSRPMVLPLQLGDAAVIAVSHRPVQGAQGIYRVTDRQAISRVRGGERLGLDLMLHEAP; encoded by the coding sequence ATGCCCCCTGCCTTCCAACCGCTGGACAACTACGACTGGCCGCGCATCGCGCAAGAGCTGGACGCCCAGGGCTGGGCGCTGCTGCCCTCGCTATTCGCGCCGGACGACGCGCGCGGCATGGCGCAGGCAGCAATCCGCGCCGCCCGCCCGGAACCCGCGCAGGCGGGCCACGGGGACCGCTACGCGCTGCCCGATCCCCTGCCCCCGCCGCTGGCGCGGCTGCGCGCCGACTTGTACCGCCGCCTGCTTCCGGTCGCCCGCGCCTGGGCGGCGGCGCTCGGCCAGGATCTGTCCTATCCCGACGAGCTGGCGGCGTACACGCAATGGAACCGCCAGGCCGGCCAGCTGCGTACCCTGTCCGCCATCCAGCGCCTGCGCGCGGACGATTACCAGCCTCTGCTGCAGCATGCCGACGGGACTTGCGTCTTTCCGCTGCGGCTGATCGCCCTGCTGTCGGAACCCGGCCAGGACTACACCGGCGGCGAGATCGTGATGACCGAACAGCGGCCGCGCATGCAATCGCGCCCGATGGTGCTGCCCCTGCAATTGGGCGACGCCGCGGTGATCGCGGTGTCGCACCGGCCCGTCCAGGGCGCGCAAGGCATCTACCGTGTCACCGATCGCCAGGCGATCAGCCGGGTGCGCGGCGGCGAACGCCTGGGGCTGGACCTGATGCTGCACGAGGCGCCGTAG
- a CDS encoding sugar phosphate isomerase/epimerase family protein, which yields MQTIKGPSLHLAQFSDAAAPFNSLPAIAQWAADVGFKALQIPAWDKRFFDAATAAVSQDYCDEIVGTLARHGLVVSELTSHIFGQLLAVHPAYDAMVDNFAPVEARGNPQARTAWARQGLLDTARASRRLGLTDMGTFSGSLAWPYLFPFPQRPEGLIEAAFDELAKRWRPVLDECDAQGVNLCFEIHPSEDLHDGITFEMFHERVGGHARCAILFDPSHFVLQQLDYLQYLDIYKDHIRMFHVKDAEFNPTGRQGIYGGYQSWINRAGRFRSLGDGQVDFKSIFSKLAHYDYQGWATLEWECCLKDQETGAREGVDFINRHIIPVTSKVFDDFAGAAIDKQQINALLGIA from the coding sequence ATGCAAACGATCAAAGGCCCCAGCCTGCACCTGGCCCAATTCAGCGATGCCGCCGCTCCGTTCAACAGCCTGCCCGCCATCGCGCAATGGGCGGCGGACGTGGGCTTCAAGGCCTTGCAGATTCCCGCCTGGGACAAGCGCTTCTTCGACGCCGCGACGGCGGCGGTCAGCCAGGATTACTGCGATGAGATCGTGGGCACCCTGGCGCGCCACGGATTGGTGGTCAGCGAGCTGACCAGTCATATCTTTGGCCAGCTTCTGGCCGTGCATCCGGCCTACGACGCCATGGTCGACAACTTCGCGCCCGTCGAGGCGCGGGGCAATCCGCAGGCAAGGACGGCATGGGCAAGGCAGGGGCTGCTGGATACGGCGCGCGCGTCCAGAAGGCTGGGCTTGACCGATATGGGCACGTTCTCGGGGTCGCTCGCGTGGCCCTACCTGTTCCCGTTCCCGCAGCGGCCGGAAGGCTTGATCGAGGCGGCGTTCGATGAGCTTGCCAAGCGCTGGCGGCCGGTGCTGGACGAATGCGATGCGCAGGGCGTGAACCTTTGCTTCGAGATCCATCCCAGCGAAGATCTGCACGACGGGATCACGTTCGAAATGTTCCATGAGCGTGTCGGCGGCCATGCGCGCTGCGCCATTCTTTTCGACCCCAGTCATTTCGTCTTGCAGCAGCTCGACTACCTGCAATACCTGGACATCTACAAGGACCACATCCGCATGTTCCATGTGAAGGACGCGGAGTTCAACCCGACGGGCCGGCAGGGCATCTACGGCGGCTATCAATCGTGGATAAACCGGGCCGGGCGCTTCCGCTCGCTGGGCGACGGGCAGGTGGATTTCAAGTCGATCTTCTCCAAGCTGGCGCACTACGACTACCAGGGCTGGGCCACGCTGGAGTGGGAATGCTGCCTGAAGGACCAGGAGACCGGCGCGCGCGAGGGCGTGGATTTCATCAACCGCCACATCATTCCGGTCACGTCCAAGGTGTTCGACGATTTCGCCGGCGCCGCCATCGACAAGCAACAGATCAATGCCCTGCTGGGCATCGCGTAA
- a CDS encoding SDR family oxidoreductase: protein MDLQLAGKRVLITGASKGIGLACAVAFAREGAEPILVARDDAALHAATTAIREQTGRQAGAVTLDLAQAGAAERLCKEAGPIDILVNNAGAVPGGALDQVQDERWRAGWELKVHGYISLARHYYPKMREAGTGVIANIIGMAGSAPRADYICGAAANASLIAFTRALGGESPRNGVRVFGVNPSRTRTDRVLTLARQRAQARWGDESRWQETLSDLPFGRLMEPEEVADMIVFGASPRAGYLSGTVIDLDGGEQYASHGR, encoded by the coding sequence ATGGACTTGCAGCTGGCGGGTAAACGCGTGCTCATCACGGGCGCTTCCAAGGGCATAGGCCTGGCCTGCGCGGTCGCCTTCGCGCGCGAAGGCGCCGAACCGATACTGGTGGCGCGCGACGATGCCGCGTTGCACGCGGCCACCACGGCGATCCGCGAACAGACTGGCAGGCAGGCCGGCGCGGTCACGCTGGACCTGGCCCAGGCAGGCGCGGCGGAGCGCCTCTGCAAGGAAGCCGGCCCCATCGACATCCTGGTGAACAACGCCGGCGCGGTGCCGGGCGGCGCGCTGGACCAGGTGCAGGACGAACGCTGGCGCGCGGGCTGGGAACTGAAGGTGCACGGTTACATCAGCCTGGCCCGCCACTACTATCCGAAGATGCGTGAGGCGGGCACGGGCGTCATTGCCAACATCATTGGCATGGCGGGATCGGCGCCGCGCGCGGACTACATCTGCGGGGCGGCGGCCAATGCCTCGCTCATCGCCTTCACGCGCGCACTGGGCGGAGAATCGCCGCGCAATGGCGTACGCGTGTTTGGCGTGAACCCGTCGCGCACCCGCACCGATCGCGTGCTGACGCTGGCGCGCCAGCGCGCCCAGGCCCGCTGGGGCGACGAATCGCGCTGGCAGGAAACACTGTCGGACCTGCCCTTCGGGCGGCTCATGGAGCCGGAGGAAGTCGCCGACATGATCGTATTCGGGGCCTCCCCGCGCGCGGGCTACCTGAGCGGCACCGTGATCGACCTGGACGGCGGCGAGCAATACGCCAGCCACGGACGCTGA
- a CDS encoding MgtC/SapB family protein, whose product MSEIWLEIWSTVRSEFADIPDVGEATRIVLRLGMAVVLGGLLGYERERSGKAAGLRTHMLVALGAAIFVLVPLQGGMQVGDLSRVLQGVIAGIGFLGAGAIIKLSDEREIHGLTTSASIWMTAAIGVAAGMGREATALVSTLMALFVLAVLRRVEARISSGQEKRVISPDKK is encoded by the coding sequence ATGTCGGAAATCTGGCTGGAGATCTGGTCCACGGTGCGTAGCGAATTCGCCGATATCCCCGATGTGGGCGAGGCGACGCGCATCGTGCTGCGCCTGGGGATGGCCGTCGTCCTGGGCGGTCTGCTGGGCTATGAACGCGAACGCAGCGGCAAGGCGGCCGGCCTGCGCACGCATATGCTGGTGGCGCTGGGAGCGGCCATCTTCGTGCTGGTGCCCCTGCAGGGGGGCATGCAGGTGGGCGACCTGAGCCGGGTGCTGCAAGGCGTGATCGCCGGCATCGGTTTTCTGGGCGCGGGCGCCATCATCAAGCTCAGCGACGAGCGCGAGATCCACGGACTGACCACCTCGGCCAGCATCTGGATGACGGCCGCCATCGGCGTGGCCGCCGGCATGGGGCGGGAGGCGACCGCCCTGGTCAGCACCCTGATGGCGCTGTTCGTGCTGGCGGTGCTGCGCCGCGTCGAAGCGCGTATTTCGTCCGGGCAGGAAAAACGCGTGATCTCTCCTGACAAGAAATAG
- a CDS encoding RtcB family protein encodes MTYQLHQVAGGVPLKMWTRGVPIEDEARQQLENAARLPIIHKHIAAMPDVHYGIGATVGSVIPTVKAVIPAAVGVDIGCGMMACKTTLHANDLPDNLAPLRSAIERAVPHGLTPRHHGRDRGSWDTPPSETDLAWRALAPEFEALCQDYPRLAKTNNYRHLGTLGTGNHFIEVCLDEHGSVWFMLHSGSRGVGNAIGTMFIQLAKQDAEQHQRNLPDQDLAYFEEGSKYFGDYVRAVGWAQKFARANREVMMSRVVNAVRQVIAKPFDAHMEAVNCHHNYVSRETHFGEEVLLTRKGAVSAKAGEMGIIPGSMGAKSYIVRGKGNPESFMSCSHGAGRAMSRTKAKKLFTVADQIAATEGVECRKDANVIDEIPMAYKDIDAVMLAQQDLVEVVYTLKQVVCVKG; translated from the coding sequence ATGACCTATCAACTGCACCAAGTCGCCGGCGGCGTGCCCCTGAAAATGTGGACGCGCGGCGTACCCATCGAGGACGAAGCGCGCCAGCAACTTGAAAACGCGGCCCGCCTGCCCATCATCCACAAGCACATCGCCGCCATGCCCGACGTGCACTACGGCATCGGCGCCACCGTGGGTTCGGTGATTCCCACGGTAAAGGCGGTGATTCCCGCCGCGGTCGGCGTGGACATCGGCTGCGGCATGATGGCCTGCAAGACGACACTGCACGCCAACGACCTGCCCGACAATCTGGCCCCGCTGCGCTCCGCGATCGAAAGAGCCGTACCCCATGGACTGACACCGCGCCACCACGGCCGCGACCGCGGTTCCTGGGACACGCCGCCCAGCGAAACGGACCTCGCGTGGCGCGCGCTGGCGCCGGAGTTCGAGGCCCTGTGCCAGGACTATCCGCGCCTGGCCAAGACCAACAACTACCGCCACCTGGGCACGCTGGGCACCGGCAACCACTTCATCGAGGTGTGCCTGGACGAACATGGTTCGGTGTGGTTCATGCTGCACTCCGGCTCGCGCGGCGTGGGCAACGCCATCGGCACCATGTTCATCCAACTGGCCAAGCAGGACGCCGAGCAGCACCAGCGCAACCTGCCCGACCAGGATCTGGCGTACTTCGAGGAAGGCTCCAAGTACTTCGGCGACTACGTGCGCGCCGTGGGTTGGGCGCAGAAGTTCGCGCGCGCCAACCGCGAGGTCATGATGAGCCGCGTGGTAAATGCCGTGCGCCAGGTGATCGCCAAGCCGTTCGACGCGCACATGGAAGCGGTGAACTGCCACCACAACTACGTCAGCCGCGAAACCCACTTCGGCGAAGAAGTGCTGCTGACTCGCAAGGGCGCTGTAAGCGCCAAGGCGGGGGAAATGGGCATCATCCCCGGCAGCATGGGGGCCAAGAGCTACATCGTGCGCGGCAAGGGCAACCCGGAGAGCTTCATGAGCTGCAGCCATGGCGCGGGCCGCGCCATGAGCCGCACCAAGGCCAAGAAACTGTTTACCGTGGCCGACCAGATTGCCGCAACCGAAGGCGTGGAGTGCCGTAAGGACGCCAACGTCATCGATGAAATCCCGATGGCCTACAAGGATATCGACGCGGTGATGCTGGCCCAGCAGGACCTGGTCGAAGTGGTCTACACGCTGAAGCAAGTGGTATGCGTGAAGGGTTGA
- the rtcR gene encoding RNA repair transcriptional activator RtcR translates to MKQVVVVGFIGTQLDAGNGAARWEKWRPTVALTQHEDRVVARMELLYTVRHRKLAEVIRADIAAVSPETVVNLVELDLADPWDFGEVYNCLHGWARAYPFDLDREQYWVHITTGTHVAQICQFLLVESRVLPGVLVQTAPPRREQAGMAGTLALIDLDLSRYDVIAQRFAAEQRDAVEFLKRGIATRNARFNALIAEVERVAVRSRAAILLAGPTGAGKSFLARRMFELKKARHHIVGPFVEVNCATLRGDTAAAALFGHRKGAYTGAVADRPGLLRTAHEGVLFLDEIGELGVDEQAMLLKAIEEKRFYPVGADREVESDFQLIAGTNRDLRREVATGAFREDLYARINMWTYDLPGLAQRSEDIEPNVDHLLALHASEHHQMVRFNVEARQAYLKFAQGADAPWRGNFRDLSSSILRMATLADGGRIGLELVQAEIERLRWLWRRDEPERGDAVGNPTLASLLGQARVDAMDLFDRLQLESVLRVCASSRSLSDAGRQLFQASRAGRSVVNDADRLRKYLAKHGLHWEQLRASAA, encoded by the coding sequence ATGAAACAGGTCGTGGTGGTGGGGTTCATCGGTACGCAGCTGGACGCCGGCAATGGCGCGGCGCGCTGGGAAAAGTGGCGGCCCACCGTGGCGCTGACTCAGCACGAGGACCGCGTCGTGGCGCGCATGGAACTGCTCTACACCGTGCGCCACCGCAAGCTGGCCGAAGTGATCCGGGCGGACATCGCGGCGGTGTCTCCGGAAACCGTCGTCAATCTGGTCGAACTGGACCTGGCCGATCCCTGGGATTTTGGCGAGGTCTACAACTGCCTGCATGGCTGGGCGCGCGCCTATCCTTTCGACCTGGACCGCGAGCAGTACTGGGTGCACATCACCACGGGCACGCACGTCGCGCAGATCTGCCAATTCCTGCTGGTGGAGTCGCGCGTGCTGCCCGGCGTGCTGGTGCAGACGGCGCCACCGCGCCGCGAGCAGGCCGGCATGGCGGGCACCCTGGCGCTGATCGACCTGGACCTGTCGCGCTACGACGTCATCGCGCAGCGCTTTGCCGCGGAACAACGCGACGCCGTGGAATTCCTCAAGCGCGGCATCGCCACGCGCAATGCGCGGTTCAATGCGCTCATCGCGGAAGTGGAGCGGGTGGCGGTGCGTTCGCGCGCGGCAATCTTGCTGGCGGGGCCCACGGGGGCGGGCAAATCCTTCCTGGCGCGCCGCATGTTCGAGCTGAAGAAGGCCCGCCATCACATCGTCGGGCCCTTCGTCGAGGTCAATTGCGCCACGCTGCGCGGCGACACGGCGGCAGCGGCCCTTTTCGGTCATCGAAAGGGCGCATACACCGGGGCAGTCGCGGATCGTCCGGGCCTGCTGCGCACCGCGCACGAGGGCGTGTTGTTCCTGGACGAAATCGGCGAACTGGGCGTGGACGAGCAGGCGATGCTGCTCAAGGCGATCGAGGAAAAGCGCTTTTACCCGGTGGGCGCCGACCGCGAGGTCGAAAGCGACTTCCAGCTCATCGCGGGAACCAACCGGGACTTGCGGCGGGAGGTCGCCACGGGCGCTTTCCGTGAAGACCTGTACGCGCGCATCAATATGTGGACGTACGATCTGCCCGGCCTGGCCCAGCGCAGCGAAGACATCGAGCCGAACGTCGACCATCTGCTGGCGCTGCACGCCAGCGAGCACCACCAGATGGTGCGCTTCAATGTCGAGGCGCGCCAGGCCTACCTGAAGTTTGCGCAAGGCGCCGATGCGCCTTGGCGCGGCAACTTCCGGGACCTGTCTTCCAGCATCTTGCGAATGGCCACGCTGGCCGACGGCGGGCGTATCGGCCTGGAGCTGGTGCAGGCTGAAATCGAACGCCTGCGCTGGCTGTGGCGGCGCGATGAGCCCGAACGCGGCGACGCTGTCGGCAATCCGACCCTGGCGTCCCTGCTGGGCCAGGCCCGCGTGGACGCCATGGACCTGTTCGACCGCCTGCAGCTTGAGTCCGTGCTGAGGGTGTGCGCCAGTTCGCGAAGCTTGTCGGACGCGGGCCGGCAGCTTTTCCAGGCGTCGCGTGCAGGGCGCAGCGTGGTGAACGATGCGGATCGCCTGCGCAAGTACCTGGCCAAGCATGGCCTGCATTGGGAGCAGCTCAGGGCGAGTGCTGCCTAG
- a CDS encoding HAD family hydrolase: protein MTDFPFDAVLFDCDGVLVDSEPITSRVLTEMLNELGWGITHAETMDIFTGKAVKDELPLIEARTGARITPEWFDQFRQRRNDALDRDLLEIPGAPDAVRALHESLEGRIAVASGADRRKVELQLAKVGIADCFGGRVFSGHEMPRSKPFPDVYLAAAKALGVDPKRCAIVEDTVTGATAGVAAGATVFGYSPDANGHSGAQALRGVGVAHVFTDMQQLPSLLAGWRAVAG from the coding sequence ATGACTGATTTTCCCTTTGACGCCGTGCTTTTCGACTGCGACGGCGTCCTGGTCGATTCCGAACCCATCACCAGCCGCGTGCTGACCGAGATGCTCAACGAACTGGGCTGGGGCATCACGCATGCGGAAACGATGGATATTTTTACCGGTAAAGCCGTCAAGGACGAACTTCCGCTGATCGAGGCGCGCACTGGCGCCAGGATCACCCCGGAATGGTTCGACCAGTTCCGCCAGCGCCGCAACGACGCGCTGGACCGCGATCTGCTGGAGATCCCCGGCGCGCCGGATGCCGTGCGCGCCCTGCATGAGTCTCTGGAAGGCCGCATCGCCGTGGCCTCGGGCGCGGACCGGCGCAAGGTGGAACTGCAACTGGCCAAGGTAGGCATCGCTGATTGCTTTGGCGGCCGCGTCTTCAGCGGCCATGAAATGCCCCGCAGCAAGCCGTTCCCGGATGTGTACCTGGCCGCCGCGAAGGCGCTGGGCGTGGACCCGAAGCGTTGCGCCATCGTCGAAGACACGGTCACGGGCGCCACGGCTGGCGTGGCCGCGGGGGCCACGGTGTTCGGCTATAGCCCGGATGCCAACGGCCACAGCGGCGCGCAGGCGCTGCGCGGCGTGGGCGTGGCCCACGTGTTCACCGACATGCAGCAGCTTCCGTCGCTGCTGGCGGGCTGGCGGGCGGTCGCGGGCTGA